The Humulus lupulus chromosome 4, drHumLupu1.1, whole genome shotgun sequence genome has a window encoding:
- the LOC133831812 gene encoding uncharacterized protein LOC133831812, with the protein MDPPIATYVEQIGLEKWARLYCPGDRYNIMTSNATESFNNVTEEFRKYPITTLVEFTRFRIVYRNGAQLFNVGTGPEGQRGGDVDLVKRTCTCGMFQLLKIPCPHACAAAISQNASLYALSSPYYTKDTWKKTYDATINVVGEEDDWVLPEHIKNIRVGVPVDKKPVGRPRKSNAGRRPTKRHPSNGQVVVEPRHCTNCSGSGHNRATCKARVRSFSLLVNV; encoded by the exons ATGGATCCTCCCATTGCTACATATGTCGAGCAAATAGGGCTTGAAAAGTGGGCTCGTCTTTATTGTCCAGGCGATCGGTACAACATAATGACAAGCAACGCCACTGAAAGCTTCAACAACGTGACAGAAGAATTCAGGAAATATCCAATAACTACTTTGGTTGAATTCACCAG GTTCAGGATTGTCTATCGTAATGGTGCGCAATTATTTAACGTTGGTACGGGTCCTGAAGGTCAGAGAGGTGGTGATGTGGACTTAGTCAAGAGAACATGCACATGCGGAATGTTCCAATTGCTAAAAATCCCTTGTCCTCATGCATGTGCCGCAGCAATTAGTCAGAATGCTAGCCTGTACGCACTTAGCTCCCCGTACTACACAAAAGACACGTGGAAGAAGACCTACGATGCAACAATTAATGTTGTCGGCGAGGAGGATGATTGGGTACTACCGGAACACATCAAGAACATAAGAGTCGGGGTACCAGTGGATAAAAAACCGGTGGGTCGGCCTAGGAAGAGCAATGCAGGTAGAAGACCGACGAAGCGTCACCCATCTAATGGTCAAGTGGTTGTGGAACCTCGCCATTGTACTAACTGCAGTGGTTCGGGGCACAACAGAGCTACATGCAAAGCTCGAGTTAGAAGCTTTTCTCTATTAGT gAATGTGTGA
- the LOC133831813 gene encoding uncharacterized protein LOC133831813 yields MFEVTVFHNEHTCNLDSRNSDHCQAAPWVIGHIIKEKYTSDGTKYMAKDIQRDMFKEYGIKISYEKAWRCREKALTYVRGTPTESYTKLYGYLYILEQKNSDTITDIVREDNRFKYCFWSLDACRRGFKFCRPVISIDGTFLKTKYGGTMLLAVAYDVNNQLFPMAFAIVDSENHDSWKYFLQKLREAIKEVENLVFVSDRHQSIKHVVEVVFPEACHCFCFKHITMNVTHKFKTDVCNTQIWLAAYAWLKTECDRHFEVLK; encoded by the coding sequence ATGTTCGAGGTTACTGTGTTCCACAACGAACACACATGTAACTTGGATTCTAGAAATTCTGATCACTGTCAAGCAGCACCGTGGGTTATTGGCCACATTATTAAGGAAAAGTACACATCAGATGGAACTAAGTACATGGCAAAAGACATACAGAGGGATATGTTTAAGGAATATGGCATCAAGATTagttatgagaaggcttggaggtgcagagagaaggcacttacgTATGTGAGGGGAACGCCAACAGAATCTTATACAAAGTTATATGGTTACTTGTACATACTGGAACAGAAGAATTCAGATACTATTACTGACATTGTGAGAGAGGACAACCGGTTCAAGTACTGTTTTTGGTCACTGGATGCTTGTAGGAGGGGATTTAAGTTTTGTCGTCCTGTGATTAGTATTGACGGAACATTCTTGAAGACAAAGTATGGGGGCACAATGTTACTTGCTGTTGCGTACGATGTAAACAACCAATTGTTTCCGATGGCCTTTGCAATTGTCGACAGTgagaaccacgactcttggaAGTATTTCTTGCAGAAGTTAAGGGAAGCCATTAAGGAGGTTGAAAACCTTGTGTTCGTATCGGATAGGCATCAGAGCATTAAACATGTTGTCGAGGTCGTTTTCCCCGAAGCATGCCATTGTTTTTGCTTTAAACATATTACTATGAATGTCACGCACAAGTTCAAGACTGATGTATGTAACACGCAAATATGGCTGGCAGCCTACGCATGGTTGAAGACTGAATGTGATAGACATTTTGAGGTGCTCAAATGA